A single region of the Acidobacteriota bacterium genome encodes:
- a CDS encoding DUF3604 domain-containing protein, translating into MKPNTALLGALAAVPLTAALAAQNADTYSPAAAVDHPTQVFWGDTHVHTSFSSGDANMVGTNDADPSIAYRFARGEVVEGRNGMPVRLRRPLDFLVIADHAENLGVSFSVQSGDPALLAEEIGRQLREAWLEVREHLGTDAERRAFNSQVSATGRALGAPYRQTVWQRVAALADQYNEPGRFTAFAGYEWTSIGSYRQTFGNLHRVVVFRDDYSKTGTIVPFSAFDSRNPEDLWRFLDRYEQTTGGQVLAIPHNGNMSNGEMFGLENFGGEALTAAYARTRQRWEPLYEVTQIKGDSETHPVLSPTDEFADFETWSSWAGQTTDPGDHPCCRQTWSPESMGALKEGEYARSGLKRGLKLWADLGVNPFKFGLIGSTDAHTSLATADSDDFWGKYSSTFPSPTRMLEPMVGAWPSPLNWETSASGYAAVWAERNTREAIFAAMKRREVYASTGPRIVVRFFGGWEFEDGDADRSDAASIGYSRGVPMGGDLPPRPAADRSPVFLVGALRDPDGANLDRIQIVKGWMDRDGALHEQVHEVALSDGREVGPDGKAPAVGSTVDVENASWENTIGAVELTAIWRDPDFDSTEAAFYYARVIEIPTPRWTAYDAKYFEVEDLPEEIPMVTQQRAYTSPIWYTPE; encoded by the coding sequence ATGAAGCCGAACACCGCGTTGCTCGGCGCGCTGGCAGCCGTGCCGCTGACCGCGGCACTCGCCGCCCAGAACGCCGACACCTACTCGCCCGCGGCCGCCGTGGACCACCCCACCCAGGTGTTCTGGGGCGATACCCACGTCCACACCAGCTTCTCCTCGGGCGACGCGAACATGGTCGGGACGAACGACGCGGACCCGAGCATCGCCTACCGGTTCGCGCGCGGCGAGGTGGTCGAAGGGCGAAACGGCATGCCGGTCCGCCTACGCCGTCCTCTCGACTTCCTGGTCATCGCCGACCACGCCGAGAACCTGGGCGTCAGCTTCAGCGTCCAGTCCGGGGACCCGGCCCTGCTGGCCGAGGAGATCGGCCGGCAGCTTCGCGAAGCCTGGCTCGAGGTGCGCGAGCACCTGGGCACCGACGCCGAGCGGCGGGCATTCAACAGCCAGGTCAGCGCCACCGGCCGCGCCCTCGGAGCGCCCTACCGGCAAACGGTCTGGCAGCGCGTCGCCGCCCTCGCCGACCAGTACAACGAGCCCGGCCGCTTCACCGCCTTCGCCGGCTACGAGTGGACCTCGATCGGCTCCTACCGGCAGACCTTCGGCAACCTCCACCGGGTCGTCGTCTTCCGCGACGACTACTCGAAGACCGGCACGATCGTCCCCTTCAGCGCATTCGACAGCCGGAACCCGGAGGACCTGTGGCGCTTCCTGGACCGCTACGAACAGACGACCGGCGGCCAGGTGCTGGCGATCCCCCACAACGGCAACATGAGCAACGGCGAGATGTTCGGCTTGGAGAACTTCGGTGGCGAAGCCCTGACCGCGGCATACGCCCGCACCCGGCAACGCTGGGAGCCCCTCTACGAGGTAACCCAGATCAAGGGCGACAGCGAGACCCACCCCGTGCTCTCCCCCACCGACGAGTTCGCGGACTTCGAGACCTGGAGCAGTTGGGCCGGTCAAACCACCGACCCGGGCGACCATCCCTGCTGCCGGCAGACGTGGAGCCCCGAGAGCATGGGCGCGCTCAAGGAGGGCGAGTACGCGCGGTCCGGCCTGAAGCGCGGGCTCAAGCTCTGGGCGGACCTGGGCGTCAACCCGTTCAAGTTCGGGCTGATCGGCAGCACCGACGCCCATACTTCGCTCGCAACCGCCGACAGCGACGACTTCTGGGGCAAGTACTCGTCGACCTTCCCCTCGCCGACCCGCATGCTCGAGCCCATGGTCGGCGCCTGGCCGTCGCCGCTCAACTGGGAGACGTCGGCTTCCGGCTACGCCGCGGTGTGGGCCGAGCGGAACACGCGCGAGGCGATCTTCGCCGCGATGAAGCGGCGCGAGGTCTACGCCAGCACGGGGCCGCGGATCGTCGTCCGTTTCTTCGGCGGCTGGGAGTTCGAGGACGGCGACGCCGACCGCTCAGACGCCGCCTCGATCGGCTACTCGCGCGGCGTGCCGATGGGCGGCGATCTTCCGCCGCGGCCAGCCGCCGATCGGAGTCCCGTCTTCCTGGTCGGCGCCCTCAGAGACCCGGACGGCGCCAACCTCGACCGGATCCAGATCGTCAAGGGCTGGATGGACAGAGACGGCGCGCTCCACGAGCAGGTCCACGAGGTCGCCCTCTCCGACGGCCGCGAGGTCGGTCCGGACGGCAAGGCGCCGGCCGTCGGCTCCACCGTCGACGTCGAGAACGCGTCCTGGGAGAACACGATCGGCGCCGTGGAACTGACCGCCATCTGGCGCGACCCGGACTTCGACTCCACCGAGGCGGCCTTCTACTACGCACGCGTGATCGAGATCCCGACACCCCGCTGGACCGCCTACGACGCGAAGTACTTCGAAGTCGAGGATCTACCGGAGGAGATCCCCATGGTCACCCAGCAGCGCGCCTATACGTCGCCGATCTGGTACACGCCGGAGTAG
- a CDS encoding endonuclease/exonuclease/phosphatase family protein, which yields MTTNDNVVTAVGDEGFFIQTPSTRSDNDPDTSDGIFVLGSGSPAVNVGDQVDVTGVVRDGSDAPAYGLTLIDATVTGGSVTVDGSNQPLPAPVEFNGSRPSPDPARPSCAVEYECYEGMRIRIANGTVSSGSQHFNSDPVAEMYITPTSRGFREPGIEYPGRPGLPVWDGNPEVFELDPDKLGLPNVSWVPGTTFAATGVLGYEFRGYEIWPTELTIRSAATPLPRAVRAKSPGEITVASQNLLNLRAGAGATKLAKLSRLLREVLRSPDIVAVQEAHGRTALQNLADRIRSDDSNVRYTAHVEASGSSQSVGFLVRSGVTVGRVTEYGRSETFIDPRDGSADRLHDRPPLVLEATAGGLEFSVVAIHNRSLIDVDDAARGEWVRTKRLEQAQSVARLVESLQDANAIVVGDFNAFQFADGYVDVVGQIRGRITPDENLTSGPDLVTRDLCNLIDRVLAAEKYSFVFDGNAQVLDHALVNQSLERHVVDVQFARGNADAAENDENDATNVLFASDHDGLVVYLTPNAKPPANPSPCEAGAPEPDPDPDPDPDPDPDPDPDPDPEPDPEPPDVAECSDDDVLCVGHFDVQVDWRTSDGRTGRGIAYELTAESGDFWFFEPANIEMVVKVLDGCAINGRYWVFAAGLTDVDVTTTVRDRRNGTRKTWTNPLGTLFEPIGDTEAFDTCDSESGTASQARPAPRDWEPVAQAVPPWRPARPVGGQFQASTTCAAGETSLCLQDARFEVRANWQAGEKKGVGTAIPRTPDTGMFWFFSPDNIELVVKVLDGCGINQHRWVLMGGLTDVGVGITVTDSESGVARTYRNLEGSPFETQFDLKAFPCDAASYSGVYQIGDV from the coding sequence GTGACGACGAACGACAACGTCGTTACCGCGGTCGGGGACGAGGGCTTCTTCATCCAGACTCCGTCCACCCGTAGCGACAACGATCCCGACACGTCGGACGGAATCTTCGTTCTGGGCAGCGGATCGCCGGCCGTCAACGTAGGTGACCAGGTCGACGTGACGGGGGTGGTCCGGGACGGGAGTGATGCGCCGGCCTACGGCCTCACATTGATTGACGCCACGGTGACCGGAGGTTCCGTGACGGTCGACGGCAGCAACCAGCCGTTGCCGGCGCCGGTGGAGTTCAACGGCTCTCGACCGTCCCCGGACCCCGCACGCCCGAGCTGCGCGGTGGAGTACGAGTGCTATGAGGGCATGCGTATCCGCATCGCTAACGGGACGGTGTCCAGCGGCAGCCAGCACTTCAACTCCGACCCGGTCGCCGAGATGTACATCACGCCGACGTCGCGCGGCTTCCGGGAGCCCGGTATCGAGTATCCGGGCCGGCCGGGTCTGCCGGTCTGGGACGGGAATCCCGAGGTGTTCGAACTGGATCCCGACAAGCTCGGTTTGCCGAACGTCTCCTGGGTTCCAGGAACCACATTCGCGGCCACCGGCGTGCTCGGCTACGAGTTCCGCGGCTACGAGATCTGGCCGACCGAACTGACGATCCGGTCCGCGGCCACGCCACTACCGCGCGCGGTGCGCGCCAAGTCACCTGGCGAGATCACGGTGGCCTCGCAGAATCTCCTGAATCTGCGCGCGGGCGCGGGCGCGACCAAGCTGGCGAAGTTGTCGCGCCTCTTGCGCGAGGTGCTCCGTTCGCCCGACATCGTCGCCGTGCAGGAGGCGCACGGCCGGACCGCGCTCCAGAACCTCGCCGACCGCATCCGCAGCGATGACTCGAACGTGCGCTACACGGCCCATGTCGAGGCGTCGGGGAGCTCCCAGTCCGTGGGTTTCCTGGTGCGCTCCGGAGTGACGGTCGGCCGGGTGACCGAGTACGGCCGGAGCGAGACGTTCATCGATCCCCGGGACGGGAGCGCCGACAGGCTTCACGATCGGCCGCCCCTCGTGCTCGAGGCGACGGCGGGCGGCCTGGAATTCTCGGTGGTGGCGATCCACAACCGCTCGCTGATCGACGTCGACGACGCTGCCCGTGGGGAATGGGTCCGCACCAAGCGCCTCGAGCAGGCGCAGTCCGTGGCTCGCCTTGTCGAGTCGCTTCAGGACGCGAACGCGATCGTCGTGGGCGACTTCAACGCGTTCCAGTTCGCCGACGGCTACGTCGATGTCGTGGGACAGATCAGGGGTCGGATCACGCCGGACGAGAACCTGACTTCGGGCCCGGACCTCGTCACCAGGGACCTGTGCAACCTGATCGACCGTGTGCTGGCCGCCGAGAAGTACTCGTTCGTCTTTGACGGCAACGCCCAGGTCCTGGACCACGCGCTCGTGAACCAGTCGCTGGAACGGCACGTCGTAGACGTGCAGTTCGCGCGCGGCAACGCGGACGCCGCGGAGAACGATGAGAACGATGCGACGAACGTGCTCTTCGCCTCGGACCACGACGGCCTGGTCGTGTACCTGACGCCGAACGCCAAACCGCCGGCGAACCCGTCGCCGTGCGAGGCCGGGGCGCCCGAGCCGGACCCTGACCCCGACCCTGATCCCGACCCCGACCCTGATCCCGACCCCGACCCTGACCCCGAGCCTGACCCCGAGCCGCCGGACGTTGCCGAGTGCAGCGACGACGATGTCCTATGTGTTGGGCACTTCGACGTCCAGGTCGACTGGCGCACGTCCGACGGCAGGACCGGCCGCGGCATTGCCTACGAGCTGACCGCCGAGAGCGGTGACTTCTGGTTCTTCGAACCCGCGAACATCGAGATGGTCGTCAAGGTGCTGGACGGCTGTGCGATCAACGGCCGTTACTGGGTCTTCGCGGCCGGCTTGACGGATGTCGACGTGACGACGACGGTTCGCGACCGGAGGAACGGGACGCGGAAGACGTGGACGAACCCTCTAGGGACGCTCTTCGAGCCGATAGGGGACACCGAGGCGTTCGACACCTGCGATTCTGAATCCGGTACGGCGAGCCAGGCCCGGCCGGCGCCCCGGGACTGGGAACCGGTCGCCCAGGCCGTGCCGCCCTGGCGACCGGCGCGCCCGGTCGGCGGCCAGTTTCAGGCAAGCACGACCTGTGCCGCCGGCGAGACGTCGCTCTGTCTCCAGGACGCACGATTCGAAGTCCGCGCGAACTGGCAGGCCGGCGAAAAGAAAGGTGTCGGCACGGCGATTCCCCGCACGCCCGACACGGGCATGTTCTGGTTCTTCAGCCCGGACAACATCGAGCTCGTGGTCAAGGTCCTCGACGGTTGCGGCATCAATCAGCATCGATGGGTGCTGATGGGCGGTCTGACCGATGTCGGCGTCGGGATCACGGTCACGGACAGCGAGTCCGGCGTCGCGAGAACGTACCGGAACCTGGAGGGCTCACCCTTCGAGACGCAGTTCGATCTCAAGGCCTTCCCGTGCGACGCGGCTTCCTACTCCGGCGTGTACCAGATCGGCGACGTATAG
- a CDS encoding tetratricopeptide repeat protein, protein MTLGDPWRRWFVSSLVVMLAAFATGCAEPPPRASVAQDPIPRIPNLHELDTGFATAVRDALAAVERDPLSGAAVGALGRLYQAHRYLDQARRCYEQAAELDPETAEWPYYLGFLAAGGGAQEEAARYFERVLELRPSYWAARVRLGNALLAAGDLDGAEWAFRAARSAAPDAPWGELGLGKTARRRGRPEAAAEHLRLSLTVDPQHRETRYLLAMTERQLGNDARANELLDGLTEAEVSSLPDPMMQAILALVRDTQSMIRTANQRLADGDHRAAERIYLEVLRLDPDSYDAHLNLGVLYGLADRNREAAEALERAVEIDPNRADAYALLTIAYIKTGRAEEGLRQLEKALEIDPDHPRAREILNSLSGDQAPPG, encoded by the coding sequence GTGACGCTCGGTGATCCTTGGCGGCGCTGGTTTGTCTCTTCCCTGGTGGTCATGCTGGCCGCGTTCGCGACTGGGTGCGCTGAACCGCCGCCACGGGCATCGGTCGCTCAGGATCCGATCCCCCGCATTCCCAACCTGCACGAACTCGACACCGGCTTCGCCACCGCGGTCCGCGACGCGCTGGCTGCCGTGGAACGCGACCCGTTGAGCGGGGCCGCAGTCGGAGCGCTGGGTCGCCTCTACCAGGCGCACCGCTATCTCGACCAGGCCCGTCGTTGCTACGAGCAGGCGGCGGAACTCGATCCGGAGACGGCGGAATGGCCGTACTACCTCGGCTTTCTCGCTGCCGGCGGTGGCGCCCAGGAGGAGGCGGCGCGGTACTTCGAGCGCGTCCTGGAGCTGCGCCCCTCTTACTGGGCGGCGCGGGTACGGCTCGGCAACGCGCTGCTGGCGGCCGGCGACTTGGACGGTGCTGAGTGGGCGTTCCGGGCCGCGCGGTCGGCGGCGCCGGACGCTCCCTGGGGCGAACTCGGGCTTGGCAAGACGGCGCGGCGCCGAGGCCGCCCGGAGGCCGCCGCCGAACACCTTCGCCTGTCCCTAACGGTGGATCCGCAACATCGCGAAACTCGCTATCTGCTGGCGATGACTGAGCGCCAGCTCGGCAACGACGCACGCGCCAACGAGTTGCTGGACGGTCTGACCGAGGCGGAGGTGTCCAGTCTCCCGGATCCGATGATGCAGGCGATCCTGGCTCTGGTGCGAGATACGCAGTCGATGATCCGAACCGCGAACCAACGCTTGGCTGACGGCGACCATCGGGCCGCGGAGCGCATCTACCTTGAAGTGCTACGGCTCGACCCCGACTCCTACGACGCCCACCTCAACCTCGGCGTGCTCTACGGTCTCGCCGATCGCAACCGCGAGGCCGCCGAGGCGCTGGAGCGGGCAGTCGAGATCGACCCGAACCGCGCGGACGCATACGCCCTGCTCACCATCGCCTACATCAAGACGGGGCGCGCCGAAGAGGGTCTGCGGCAGTTGGAAAAGGCGCTCGAAATCGACCCGGATCACCCCCGGGCGCGTGAGATTCTCAACAGCCTGAGCGGAGACCAGGCGCCCCCCGGCTAG
- a CDS encoding CRTAC1 family protein, which produces MRGCFVFFSVSSAVAFLACAEADGGAEVSTVARPPPPIFVERATEAGLDFIHQSGATGEYNYPELLVGGVALLDIDDDGLLDVYLVQSGPVPGSAGSMSPAADRPGNRLYRNLGDGTFEDVTDVAGVGDTGYGAGATAGDYDRDGLVDLYVTNVGPNRLYRNLGDGAFEDVTERAGVGDPAWSSSSVFFDYDGDLDLDLFVANYVVWSAGRERPCLGPNGLRNYCNPAEYPPAPDTLYRNDGGGRFTDVSEVAGIRSVVGPGLGVVAADFDGDDLVDLYVANDQAENHLWLNRGDGTFGEDALSRGAALNELGQPEAGMGIAVADPDGDGDLDLFLTHLSGETNTFYRNDGGGFFLDETDELRLGGVSQPYTGFGTSWFDYDGDGILDLFIANGKVTPGDTAAFDYREPNQLLRGTPSGRYEDVSGRAGAALEPLEVSRGAAFGDLDNDGDVDIVVVNNEGPARQLRNEVGNAAPWLIVDLCGGGILDRSAIGSRVTVRGGGRSWTRDVRPAQSFAAANDPRVHFAFGDIQGVDHIRVDWSHGGVTERSGVPVNSVLRLLAPGGTAPAEGVCRDAR; this is translated from the coding sequence ATGCGAGGTTGCTTCGTCTTCTTCTCGGTCAGCTCGGCCGTGGCCTTCCTGGCGTGCGCCGAAGCGGACGGCGGCGCGGAGGTGTCGACGGTGGCTCGGCCGCCGCCGCCGATCTTCGTCGAGCGCGCGACCGAAGCGGGCCTGGACTTCATCCATCAGAGCGGTGCGACCGGCGAGTACAACTACCCGGAACTCCTGGTGGGAGGTGTAGCACTGCTCGACATCGACGACGACGGACTGCTCGACGTCTACCTGGTCCAGAGCGGTCCGGTTCCCGGGTCGGCCGGGAGCATGAGCCCGGCCGCGGACCGGCCCGGCAACCGCCTCTATCGCAACCTGGGCGACGGCACGTTCGAGGACGTGACGGACGTCGCTGGCGTCGGCGACACGGGCTACGGTGCCGGCGCGACCGCGGGCGACTACGACCGGGACGGCCTGGTCGATCTCTACGTGACGAACGTCGGCCCGAACAGGCTCTACCGCAACCTGGGCGACGGTGCATTCGAGGACGTGACCGAGCGCGCCGGCGTCGGCGACCCGGCCTGGTCTTCCAGCAGCGTGTTCTTCGACTACGACGGCGACCTGGACCTGGACCTCTTCGTCGCAAACTACGTCGTCTGGAGCGCCGGCCGGGAGCGCCCCTGCCTGGGGCCCAACGGCCTCCGCAACTACTGCAATCCGGCGGAGTACCCGCCGGCCCCGGACACCCTGTACCGCAACGACGGCGGCGGCCGGTTCACCGACGTGAGTGAGGTTGCCGGTATCCGCTCGGTTGTCGGGCCGGGCTTGGGGGTCGTCGCGGCGGACTTCGACGGCGACGACCTCGTCGATCTCTACGTGGCGAACGACCAGGCGGAGAACCACCTGTGGCTGAACCGGGGCGACGGTACGTTCGGGGAGGACGCCCTGTCACGCGGGGCGGCGCTCAACGAGCTCGGCCAGCCCGAAGCGGGCATGGGCATCGCCGTCGCCGACCCGGATGGCGACGGCGACCTCGACCTGTTCCTAACCCACCTGAGCGGGGAGACGAACACCTTCTACCGCAACGACGGCGGCGGGTTCTTCCTCGACGAAACGGACGAACTGCGTCTCGGCGGCGTAAGCCAGCCGTACACGGGCTTCGGCACTTCCTGGTTCGACTACGACGGCGATGGCATCCTCGACCTGTTCATCGCCAACGGCAAGGTGACGCCGGGAGATACCGCCGCCTTCGATTACCGCGAGCCGAACCAGTTGTTGCGCGGCACGCCCTCCGGGCGTTACGAGGACGTTTCGGGCCGGGCCGGTGCGGCCCTGGAGCCGCTTGAGGTGAGCCGTGGCGCGGCGTTCGGCGATCTCGACAACGACGGCGATGTCGACATCGTCGTGGTGAACAACGAGGGGCCGGCACGGCAGCTTCGCAACGAAGTGGGGAACGCCGCGCCCTGGCTGATCGTCGACCTCTGCGGCGGCGGCATCCTCGACCGTTCCGCCATCGGTTCGCGCGTCACCGTCCGGGGGGGAGGCAGAAGCTGGACCCGGGACGTGCGGCCGGCGCAGAGCTTCGCCGCTGCCAACGATCCCCGAGTTCACTTCGCGTTCGGCGACATTCAGGGCGTCGATCACATCAGGGTGGACTGGTCGCACGGCGGAGTCACCGAACGGTCGGGCGTGCCGGTGAACAGCGTCCTGCGGTTGCTCGCGCCTGGCGGCACCGCACCGGCGGAGGGAGTTTGCCGTGACGCTCGGTGA
- a CDS encoding YHS domain-containing protein: protein MSTPQHRDRRARFARATTLAAFIIGAALAAIPATAAEEDPVFTTRGNLAIRGYDPVAYFTEGKAVKGDRDFTLGWQGADWRFASAGNRDLFSEDPEKYAPQYGGYCAWAVSRNYTAPTDPDAFTLVDGKLYLNYNKRVMNQWLEDRDRNIEQADENWPAVLEE from the coding sequence ATGTCTACGCCACAGCACCGCGATCGTCGCGCCCGATTCGCTCGCGCCACAACCCTCGCCGCCTTCATCATCGGTGCCGCACTGGCCGCGATTCCGGCTACCGCCGCCGAAGAGGACCCGGTCTTCACCACCCGCGGCAACCTGGCCATCCGCGGCTACGACCCGGTCGCCTACTTCACGGAAGGGAAGGCAGTCAAAGGCGACAGGGACTTCACGCTTGGCTGGCAGGGCGCCGACTGGCGTTTCGCCAGCGCCGGGAACCGGGACCTCTTCTCCGAGGATCCGGAGAAGTACGCGCCCCAGTACGGCGGCTACTGCGCCTGGGCGGTGAGCCGCAACTACACGGCCCCTACCGACCCGGATGCGTTCACGCTCGTGGACGGCAAGCTCTACCTGAACTACAACAAGAGGGTCATGAATCAGTGGCTCGAGGACCGCGACCGGAACATCGAGCAGGCCGACGAGAACTGGCCCGCCGTTCTCGAGGAGTGA
- a CDS encoding metallophosphoesterase, producing the protein MKLLAFSDVHLDSKFGWASREVARRQRQRLREGVTWAFDQARHEGAAAVLIGGDLFEHELVSPDTVEFLRRTFERSGLQVFAAPGNHDYADTESPYRRVDWPDNVHIFSETRFTSKVLADGLTVWGAAHRKPADTPGFFDDGFRVGGSGTHIGVFHGEERSAAFQGQYRHAPFESDQIAAAGFDHAVVGHSHRPADRSAWTRLGSLERLKFNEAYGTAVILEIAGGRVTPRRLEPRPPTLHTLSVDLTEVENASQARDRVRDALSSLAGAARIRLTGEPDDLHLHEDDFTTGSFELPDGVEQVLVDISGLTPPYDLEQIEQEPTVRGMFVQRVREDDLDPETERLVLLAGLRALDGRDDLAVIDELRMGASQDDQPDGGEAS; encoded by the coding sequence GTGAAGCTCCTCGCCTTCAGCGACGTTCACCTGGACTCGAAGTTCGGCTGGGCGAGCCGCGAAGTCGCCCGCCGGCAGCGACAGCGGCTCCGCGAAGGCGTGACCTGGGCATTCGATCAGGCCCGGCACGAGGGTGCTGCCGCGGTGCTGATCGGCGGCGACCTGTTCGAGCATGAGCTCGTGTCGCCGGACACGGTCGAGTTCCTGCGCCGAACCTTCGAACGATCAGGCCTCCAGGTCTTCGCCGCTCCCGGCAACCACGACTACGCGGACACGGAAAGCCCGTACCGGCGGGTCGACTGGCCGGACAATGTCCACATCTTCAGCGAGACGCGCTTCACGTCGAAAGTGCTCGCCGACGGGTTGACGGTCTGGGGCGCCGCACACCGCAAGCCCGCGGACACGCCCGGCTTCTTCGACGACGGATTCCGCGTAGGGGGCTCCGGCACTCATATCGGCGTGTTTCACGGCGAGGAGCGAAGCGCCGCGTTCCAGGGCCAGTATCGGCATGCTCCGTTCGAAAGCGACCAGATCGCCGCTGCCGGCTTCGACCACGCCGTCGTCGGCCACTCCCACAGACCCGCCGACCGTTCGGCCTGGACGCGGCTCGGCTCCCTGGAACGACTCAAGTTCAACGAGGCCTACGGCACCGCGGTGATCCTCGAGATCGCGGGCGGCCGCGTCACTCCTCGCCGGCTCGAGCCGCGGCCTCCAACCCTTCACACCTTGAGCGTCGACCTGACCGAGGTTGAGAACGCGAGCCAGGCCCGGGACCGGGTCCGCGACGCGCTCTCCAGTCTGGCGGGTGCCGCTCGGATCCGACTCACCGGCGAACCGGACGACCTTCACCTGCACGAGGACGACTTCACCACCGGCTCGTTCGAACTGCCCGACGGAGTCGAGCAGGTTCTGGTCGACATCTCCGGTCTGACGCCGCCCTACGACCTGGAGCAGATCGAGCAGGAGCCCACTGTTCGCGGCATGTTCGTGCAGCGGGTTCGCGAAGACGACCTGGATCCGGAAACCGAGCGGCTCGTACTACTCGCCGGCCTCCGCGCGCTCGACGGGCGCGATGACCTGGCCGTGATCGACGAACTGAGGATGGGGGCGTCCCAGGACGATCAGCCGGACGGTGGAGAGGCCTCGTGA